CACGGTATGACCCAGCGCGGTCGCACACAGCACGCGTCCGCCGTTGGTCAGAACGCGATCGTCTTCAGCCAGCTTCGTACCGGCATGGAACACCTTCGCACCGTCAATCTCTTCCAGCGGCAGACCGTGGATCTCATCCCCGGTGTTGTAATTACCCGGATAACCACCCGCAGCAATCACCACACCCAGAGATGCACGCTCGTCCCACTCTGACGTTTTCTCGTCCAGCTTACCTTCGCAGGCTGCCAGACACAGATCCACCAGATCGGATTTCATGCGCAGCATGATGGGCTGAGTTTCCGGATCGCCAAAGCGGCAGTTGAATTCGATAACCTTAGGGTTACCCTGCTTGTCGATCATCAGGCCCGCGTAGAGGAAACCGGTGTAGGTGTTACCTTCCGCCGCCATCCCTTTCACGGTTGGCCAGATGACGCGATCCATGGTGCGTTGATGAACTTCGTCAGTCACGACCGGAGCAGGGGAGTAGGCGCCCATTCCGCCGGTATTCGGGCCGGTATCGGCATTGCCTACACGCTTGTGGTCCTGGCTGGTGGCCATCGGCAGAACGTGCTCGCCGTCGACCATCACGATAAAGCTGGCTTCTTCACCGTCGAGGAACTCTTCAATCACGATACGGTGGCCCGCATCGCCGAAAGCGTTACCTGCCAGCATGTCCTGAACCGCGGCTTCGGCTTCTTCGAGCGTCATCGCGACGATCACGCCTTTACCGGCGGCCAGACCGTCGGCCTTGATAACAATCGGCGCGCCCTTCTCACGTAAGTAGGCCAGAGCAGGCTCCACTTCAGTGAAATTCTGATATTCCGCCGTCGGGATGTTATGACGCGCGAGGAAATCTTTGGTGAAGGCTTTGGAGCCTTCCAGCTGCGCGGCCCCTTGTGTTGGCCCGAAGATTGTCAGGCCCGCCGCGCGGAACGCGTCAACGACGCCAATCACCAGCGGCGCTTCCGGGCCGACGATGGTCAGGTCGATTTTCTCGCTCTGGGCAAAGCTCAGCAGCGCCGGAATGTCGGTTACGCCAATGGCAACGTTCTGTAGAGTCGGCTCCAGTGCGGTACCGGCGTTACCCGGCGCCACGAAGACCGTTTTCACCAGCGGAGACTGCGCCGCTTTCCACGCCAGCGCGTGCTCGCGTCCGCCGTTACCAATTACTAATACTTTCATTTTCAGCTCCGGGAATTAATGGCGGAAGTGGCGCATGTCGGTGAAGATCATCGCAATGCCGTGTTCGTCGGCGGCGGCAATCACTTCGTCGTCGCGGATTGAGCCGCCAGGCTGGATCACACAGGTGATGCCGACAGCAGCTGCCGCATCGATACCGTCACGGAACGGGAAGAACGCGTCAGAAGCCATGGCGGAGCCTTTCACTTCCAGACCTTCATCGCCTGCTTTAATGCCCGCGATTTTCGCGGAGTAGACGCGGCTCATCTGGCCAGCACCTATTCCGATGGTCATATTCTCTTTCGCGTAGACGATGGCGTTGGATTTGACGAACTTCGCCACTTTCCAGCAGAACAGCGCGTCACGTAGTTCCTGTTCGGTCGGCTGACGTTTGGTCACCACGCGCAGGTCGGCTTCTGTCACCATACCCAGATCGCGATCCTGAACCAGCAGGCCGCCGTTGACGCGTTTGAAGTCCAGGCCCGGCACGCGTTCTGCCCACTGGCCGCAAACCAGTACGCGCACGTTCTGTTTTGCAGCGGTAATTTTGAGCGCCTCTTCGGATGCGGATGGCGCGATGATCACTTCAACGAACTGGCGGGAGATGATGGCCTGAGCCGTTTCAGCATCCAGCTCGCGGTTGAAGGCGATAATGCCGCCGAACGCAGAGGTCGGGTCGGTTTTGTAGGCGCGATCGTAGGCATCCAGAATAGAGGTGCTTACCGCGACGCCGCATGGGTTGGCGTGCTTAACGATAACGCAGGCTGGCTCGCTGAACTCTTTCACGCATTCCAGCGCGGCGTCGGTGTCGGCAATGTTGTTATAGGAGAGCGCTTTGCCCTGAACCTGGTGGGCAGTCGCAACAGAGGCTTCTTTTACCTCTTCTTCTATATAGAAGGCAGCCTGCTGGTGGCTGTTCTCGCCGTAGCGCATATCCTGCTTCTTAATGAAGTTCAGGTTCAGGGTGCGCGGGAAGCGGCCGGAAGGATCTTTGCTTTCACCGTGGTAAGCCGGTACCAGGCTACCGAAGTAGTTGGC
This region of Enterobacter pseudoroggenkampii genomic DNA includes:
- the purD gene encoding phosphoribosylamine--glycine ligase yields the protein MKVLVIGNGGREHALAWKAAQSPLVKTVFVAPGNAGTALEPTLQNVAIGVTDIPALLSFAQSEKIDLTIVGPEAPLVIGVVDAFRAAGLTIFGPTQGAAQLEGSKAFTKDFLARHNIPTAEYQNFTEVEPALAYLREKGAPIVIKADGLAAGKGVIVAMTLEEAEAAVQDMLAGNAFGDAGHRIVIEEFLDGEEASFIVMVDGEHVLPMATSQDHKRVGNADTGPNTGGMGAYSPAPVVTDEVHQRTMDRVIWPTVKGMAAEGNTYTGFLYAGLMIDKQGNPKVIEFNCRFGDPETQPIMLRMKSDLVDLCLAACEGKLDEKTSEWDERASLGVVIAAGGYPGNYNTGDEIHGLPLEEIDGAKVFHAGTKLAEDDRVLTNGGRVLCATALGHTVAEAQKRAYALMADIHWNGSFSRQDIGYRAIAREQGE
- the purH gene encoding bifunctional phosphoribosylaminoimidazolecarboxamide formyltransferase/IMP cyclohydrolase yields the protein MQQRRPVRRALLSVSDKAGIVEFAQALSARGVELLSTGGTARLLADKGLPVTEVSDYTGFPEMMDGRVKTLHPKVHGGILGRRGQDDAIMEQHDIAPIDMVVVNLYPFAQTVAREGCSLEDAVENIDIGGPTMVRSAAKNHKDVAIVVKSSDYETIINEMDANEGSLTLETRFDLAIKAFEHTAAYDSMIANYFGSLVPAYHGESKDPSGRFPRTLNLNFIKKQDMRYGENSHQQAAFYIEEEVKEASVATAHQVQGKALSYNNIADTDAALECVKEFSEPACVIVKHANPCGVAVSTSILDAYDRAYKTDPTSAFGGIIAFNRELDAETAQAIISRQFVEVIIAPSASEEALKITAAKQNVRVLVCGQWAERVPGLDFKRVNGGLLVQDRDLGMVTEADLRVVTKRQPTEQELRDALFCWKVAKFVKSNAIVYAKENMTIGIGAGQMSRVYSAKIAGIKAGDEGLEVKGSAMASDAFFPFRDGIDAAAAVGITCVIQPGGSIRDDEVIAAADEHGIAMIFTDMRHFRH